A genome region from Methylohalobius crimeensis 10Ki includes the following:
- a CDS encoding ABC transporter permease subunit, whose translation MTRHAWIICRRELAGYFATPLAYVFLLIFLVLSGVFTFYLGGFYERNQADLRPFFDYHPWLYLFLIPAVSMRLWAEERKTGTLELLLTLPIALRDAVLGKFLAAWLFSGLALILTGPLWITVNWLGSPDNGVILAAYLGSWLMAGSYLAIGECLSAATANQVIAFILTAVVCFAFLAAGFPVVLDVFYRWAPPWLVDGVASLSFLAHFQAIGKGVLDLRDLLFFLIMIGGWLTASSIVIDLKKAG comes from the coding sequence ATGACCCGACACGCCTGGATCATCTGCCGCCGCGAGCTGGCCGGCTATTTCGCCACCCCCCTGGCCTATGTGTTTTTGCTCATTTTCCTGGTGCTGAGCGGGGTGTTCACTTTTTATTTGGGCGGTTTCTACGAGCGCAATCAAGCCGACTTGCGTCCTTTCTTCGACTATCACCCCTGGCTCTACCTGTTTCTGATCCCGGCGGTGTCCATGCGGCTCTGGGCGGAGGAGCGCAAGACCGGCACCCTGGAACTGCTGCTCACCCTTCCCATCGCCTTGCGCGATGCGGTCCTGGGCAAATTCCTGGCGGCGTGGCTGTTCAGCGGGCTCGCCTTGATTCTGACCGGCCCGCTGTGGATTACGGTCAACTGGCTCGGTTCGCCCGACAACGGCGTGATCCTGGCCGCCTATCTGGGCAGCTGGTTGATGGCGGGAAGCTATCTGGCCATCGGCGAATGCCTGTCGGCGGCCACCGCCAATCAGGTCATCGCCTTCATTCTCACCGCAGTGGTCTGTTTCGCCTTCCTCGCCGCCGGCTTTCCCGTGGTCCTGGACGTTTTCTACCGCTGGGCCCCTCCCTGGCTGGTGGACGGAGTGGCATCCCTGAGTTTTCTCGCCCACTTTCAGGCCATCGGCAAGGGCGTACTGGATCTGCGCGACCTGTTGTTTTTCCTGATCATGATCGGAGGCTGGCTGACCGCTTCCAGCATCGTGATCGATCTCAAGAAAGCGGGATAA
- a CDS encoding proline--tRNA ligase, whose product MRTSQFPLHTLKETPADAEIVSHQLMLRAGLIRKLAAGLYTWLPLGIKVLRKVERIVREEMDRAGALELLMPALQPAELWRESGRWEQYGPELIRLRDRHERDFCLGPTHEEIITDLVRSEIKSYKQVPVNFYQIQTKFRDEIRPRFGVMRSREFSMKDAYSFHRDMDSLQETYDAMYDAYSRIFTRLGLEFRAVLADPGAIGGNRSHEFHVLADTGEDAIAFSTENDYAANVELAEALPPADARPAPAETLAEVDTPDQHTIEEISQFLQIKPERILKTLLVKGEEDRLVGLLLRGDHELNPVKAEKLSGVKAPLTFATEAEIRAAAGCGPGSLGPVELNVEMICDHSAAVLADFVCGANQDGKHLRGVNWERDLSLPETADLRNVVEGDSSPDGKGTLEIRRGIEVGHIFQLGTKYSQAMGATILDENGREEALIMGCYGIGITRVVAAAIEQNHDPQGIIWPQAIAPFQVALVPVNMHKSERLREAAEGLYRELQQAGVEVLFDDRKSRPGVMFADMELIGIPHRVVLSDRLLDEEQVEYRGRRDAESRKVDRNEIVALLSRNAE is encoded by the coding sequence ATGCGCACCAGTCAATTTCCCCTACATACGCTCAAAGAAACGCCCGCCGACGCCGAAATTGTCAGCCATCAATTGATGTTGCGCGCAGGGCTCATCCGAAAGCTGGCCGCCGGCCTCTACACCTGGCTGCCCTTGGGTATCAAAGTGCTGCGCAAGGTCGAGCGCATCGTCCGCGAAGAAATGGACCGCGCCGGCGCCCTGGAGCTTTTGATGCCCGCCCTTCAACCCGCCGAATTATGGCGCGAATCGGGCCGCTGGGAACAGTACGGACCGGAATTGATTCGCCTTCGGGACCGTCACGAGCGCGATTTCTGCCTCGGCCCCACCCACGAGGAAATCATCACCGACTTGGTGCGTTCGGAAATCAAGAGTTACAAACAGGTACCGGTCAATTTCTATCAGATTCAGACCAAATTCCGCGACGAAATTCGCCCCCGCTTCGGCGTCATGCGGTCCCGCGAGTTCAGCATGAAGGACGCTTATTCCTTCCATCGGGACATGGATTCGCTTCAGGAAACCTACGACGCCATGTATGACGCCTACAGCCGGATCTTCACCCGCCTCGGCTTGGAGTTCCGCGCCGTGTTGGCCGACCCCGGCGCCATCGGCGGCAATCGGTCCCACGAATTCCATGTGCTGGCCGACACCGGCGAAGACGCCATCGCCTTTTCCACCGAGAACGATTACGCCGCCAATGTGGAGCTGGCCGAGGCCCTGCCCCCCGCCGACGCGCGCCCCGCACCGGCGGAAACCTTGGCGGAGGTGGATACCCCCGACCAGCACACCATCGAAGAAATCAGCCAGTTTTTGCAGATAAAGCCCGAGCGCATTCTCAAAACCTTGCTGGTGAAAGGCGAGGAAGACCGCCTGGTCGGCCTGCTGCTTCGCGGCGATCACGAACTCAACCCGGTCAAGGCGGAAAAGCTTTCCGGGGTCAAGGCGCCCCTGACATTCGCCACCGAGGCCGAGATTCGCGCCGCGGCCGGATGCGGTCCCGGCTCCCTGGGACCGGTGGAATTGAACGTCGAGATGATTTGCGATCACAGCGCCGCCGTTCTGGCCGACTTCGTGTGCGGCGCCAATCAAGACGGCAAGCATCTTCGCGGGGTCAACTGGGAGCGTGATTTGTCCCTTCCGGAAACCGCCGACCTCCGCAACGTGGTCGAAGGCGATTCCAGCCCCGACGGCAAAGGAACGCTGGAAATCCGCCGCGGCATCGAGGTGGGTCACATTTTCCAGCTCGGCACCAAATACTCCCAAGCCATGGGCGCCACCATCCTGGACGAAAACGGCCGCGAGGAAGCGCTGATCATGGGCTGTTACGGCATCGGCATCACCCGGGTGGTGGCCGCCGCGATCGAACAAAACCACGACCCGCAAGGCATTATCTGGCCGCAGGCAATCGCCCCTTTCCAGGTCGCCTTGGTGCCGGTCAACATGCACAAATCGGAGCGTCTGCGCGAAGCCGCCGAAGGGCTGTACCGGGAACTGCAACAGGCCGGCGTCGAAGTTCTGTTCGATGATCGCAAGAGCCGCCCCGGGGTCATGTTCGCCGACATGGAATTGATCGGCATTCCCCATCGGGTGGTTTTGAGCGATCGCCTGCTGGACGAGGAACAAGTGGAATATCGCGGCCGCCGCGATGCCGAAAGCCGCAAGGTGGACCGAAACGAGATCGTCGCCCTGCTGAGCCGAAACGCGGAATAA
- a CDS encoding Gldg family protein, translating into MNHRLTAPKIRLLLPALAILSAIGLIHSLPPIRLDLTENDLYTLSRGTRHILAQLEEPITLEFYFSNRATKDMPILRTYAQRVRELLQEYERLGKGRVTLQTIDPEPFSEAEDQAMARGLRGVRLVPGTPEVYFGVAAVTSEDETAVIPFFNQEREAYLEYDISELLVQVSRDHAPRLAVYAEPDLLVRGGINPFKHEPQDPWVAMEKIAQFYDVTWLPEDFQAIPKNSDLLVLIHPKALSEPALYAVDQFVVGGGNALLFVDPYAELDGPPAFVQPGRKKSSDLNRLFRAWGFEQIPAKFVGDDHYATSVRIAEGRPASRHLGVLTLDSTAFEDNVIAANLDKLMLSSAGAFRPLPETSIRFTPLIHSSEQSMLMPTVALDYLFDPAILYDAFKPSGQSFILAAQVEGRLSSAFPEGAPNPDPAVQIGGNADLDAHSAPRRGAASTPHLNQADDPSQVLVVGDSDFLANRLWTRVQTGPDGNRITTPFADNAAFLINAIDHLTGHPDLISIRGRGRYERPFERVERLRREAEKQLQAKLETLQQKLETTERKLARLESRKNAGATGRSGETGGLTPQQQETLNAFRQQRLQIRQELRRLQHRLNQEIEALGTRLKLINILLVPLLLTLAVLVLHVGRKFRRAYSQPTG; encoded by the coding sequence GTGAACCATCGGTTAACGGCGCCTAAAATCCGGCTTTTGCTCCCCGCCTTGGCAATCCTGAGCGCGATCGGGCTGATCCATTCTCTGCCCCCCATCCGCCTCGATCTGACCGAAAACGATCTCTACACCCTGTCCCGAGGCACCCGGCACATCCTCGCTCAATTGGAGGAACCGATCACCCTGGAGTTTTATTTCTCCAACCGAGCCACCAAAGACATGCCGATTCTGCGCACCTATGCCCAGAGGGTCCGGGAGCTGCTGCAGGAATACGAGCGCCTCGGGAAAGGTCGAGTAACCCTCCAGACGATTGATCCGGAACCCTTTTCGGAAGCCGAGGATCAGGCGATGGCACGGGGACTTCGGGGCGTTCGCCTGGTGCCGGGGACGCCCGAAGTCTATTTCGGCGTGGCGGCGGTTACTTCCGAAGATGAAACCGCGGTGATTCCGTTTTTCAACCAAGAACGGGAAGCCTATCTTGAATACGACATCAGCGAACTGCTGGTTCAGGTCAGTCGCGACCATGCCCCGCGGCTGGCCGTATACGCCGAGCCGGATTTGCTGGTGCGCGGTGGAATCAATCCCTTCAAGCACGAGCCCCAGGACCCCTGGGTGGCGATGGAAAAAATCGCCCAATTTTACGACGTGACCTGGCTCCCCGAAGACTTCCAAGCGATCCCGAAAAACTCTGATCTTTTGGTTTTGATTCACCCCAAGGCGCTTTCCGAACCTGCTTTGTACGCCGTCGATCAGTTCGTCGTGGGCGGCGGCAATGCCCTGCTATTCGTCGATCCATACGCGGAACTGGACGGCCCGCCGGCCTTCGTCCAACCGGGCCGGAAGAAAAGCTCCGACCTCAACCGCCTGTTCCGCGCCTGGGGCTTTGAACAGATCCCCGCCAAATTCGTCGGCGACGACCACTACGCCACCTCGGTCAGGATCGCCGAGGGACGCCCGGCTTCCCGTCACTTGGGCGTTCTGACGCTGGATTCGACGGCCTTCGAGGACAATGTGATCGCGGCCAATCTTGACAAGCTGATGCTGTCCTCGGCCGGAGCCTTCCGACCGCTTCCCGAGACAAGCATTCGATTCACCCCCTTGATTCATTCCAGCGAGCAATCGATGCTCATGCCGACCGTGGCACTCGATTATCTCTTCGATCCGGCCATTCTTTACGATGCGTTCAAGCCTTCCGGTCAATCCTTTATCCTCGCCGCCCAAGTGGAGGGCCGTTTGTCCAGCGCCTTCCCCGAGGGTGCGCCGAACCCGGACCCGGCCGTCCAAATCGGCGGGAATGCCGATTTGGACGCACACAGCGCGCCCCGAAGGGGGGCAGCATCAACCCCCCATCTTAACCAAGCCGATGACCCTTCCCAAGTGTTGGTCGTGGGAGACAGCGATTTTTTGGCCAACCGTCTCTGGACCCGCGTTCAAACCGGGCCGGACGGCAATCGGATAACCACACCCTTTGCCGACAATGCTGCCTTTTTGATCAACGCCATCGACCATCTCACCGGTCATCCGGATCTGATCAGCATCCGCGGACGGGGCCGTTACGAGCGGCCGTTCGAGCGGGTCGAGCGCTTGCGCCGTGAGGCGGAAAAACAGCTTCAAGCCAAATTGGAAACGTTGCAGCAGAAGTTGGAAACCACTGAACGCAAGCTGGCGCGGCTGGAGTCCCGGAAAAACGCCGGCGCCACCGGTCGAAGCGGCGAGACCGGCGGTCTGACGCCCCAGCAGCAGGAAACTTTGAACGCGTTTCGGCAGCAGCGCCTGCAGATACGTCAAGAACTGCGGCGACTCCAACATCGCCTCAATCAGGAAATCGAAGCCCTGGGGACGCGATTGAAGCTGATCAACATCCTGCTCGTGCCTTTGCTTTTGACCCTCGCGGTGCTTGTGCTGCATGTGGGCCGCAAGTTCAGACGCGCCTATTCCCAACCCACCGGATGA
- a CDS encoding TraR/DksA family transcriptional regulator, with translation MDDILTDRQLNQFKRRLKERFHVLRREIRDELLKSDEEQYLELAGRVHDHEEEAVADLLVDLNLANIDRHIHEVREIDAALIRIAEGGYGLCIDCEQPIRIERLNAYPTASRCLKCQEAYEKTHPGTGSPSL, from the coding sequence ATGGACGATATATTGACCGATCGACAGCTGAATCAGTTCAAACGGCGCTTGAAGGAACGCTTTCACGTTTTGCGCAGAGAGATCCGCGACGAATTATTGAAAAGCGATGAAGAGCAGTACCTCGAGTTGGCCGGCCGGGTTCACGATCATGAAGAGGAAGCGGTCGCCGATTTGCTGGTGGATCTCAATCTGGCGAATATCGACCGCCATATTCATGAAGTGCGCGAGATCGACGCGGCTTTGATTCGGATTGCCGAAGGCGGTTACGGCTTGTGCATCGATTGCGAACAGCCGATTCGAATTGAGCGCCTCAACGCCTATCCCACCGCGAGCCGTTGTCTGAAGTGTCAAGAGGCTTACGAGAAAACCCATCCGGGAACCGGCTCGCCGAGCCTTTGA
- a CDS encoding branched-chain amino acid transaminase gives MPMHDKDGEIWLDGEWLPWREAKVHVLTHTLHYGAGVFEGLRAYYGQRGTAIFRLQEHTDRLFRSAHIMRMTIPYPKETLNRIQCEAVFRNGLDSAYIRPMCFYGAEGMGLRADNLELHVMVAAWEWGAYLGAENLEKGIRVRTSSFTRNHINSLMCKAKANGNYVNSMLALQEAVDTGFDEALLLDHQGNIAEGSGENIFLVRSGKLYTPDLTSVLEGITRDTVMTIAREMGLEVIEKRLTRDDVYVADEAFFTGTAAEITPIREVDGRQIGGGTRGPVTEKLQSLYFDYVHGRRSDHPEWLVPVAPN, from the coding sequence ATGCCGATGCATGACAAAGACGGCGAAATCTGGCTCGACGGAGAGTGGTTGCCGTGGCGCGAAGCCAAGGTACATGTGTTGACCCACACCCTTCATTACGGAGCGGGGGTATTCGAGGGGCTTCGCGCCTACTACGGTCAGCGCGGCACGGCGATTTTTCGGCTTCAGGAACATACCGACCGCTTGTTCCGCTCGGCCCACATCATGCGGATGACCATCCCCTACCCGAAGGAAACCCTCAATCGGATCCAATGCGAGGCGGTTTTCCGCAACGGTTTGGACAGTGCCTATATTCGTCCCATGTGCTTTTACGGCGCCGAAGGGATGGGGCTTCGGGCTGATAACCTCGAGCTCCACGTGATGGTGGCGGCTTGGGAGTGGGGCGCTTATCTGGGGGCCGAGAACCTGGAAAAGGGCATCCGGGTACGTACCTCCTCGTTCACTCGCAATCACATCAACAGTCTGATGTGCAAGGCCAAGGCCAACGGCAATTACGTCAACTCCATGCTGGCTTTGCAGGAGGCGGTCGATACCGGCTTCGACGAGGCGCTGTTGCTGGATCATCAGGGGAATATCGCCGAAGGCAGCGGAGAAAACATTTTCCTGGTTCGCTCGGGCAAGCTCTACACCCCGGATCTGACTTCGGTACTGGAGGGCATCACCCGGGACACGGTCATGACCATCGCCCGGGAAATGGGGCTGGAAGTGATCGAAAAGCGTCTCACCCGGGACGATGTCTATGTGGCTGACGAAGCCTTCTTCACCGGCACCGCGGCGGAAATCACGCCGATCCGGGAAGTGGACGGCCGCCAGATCGGCGGTGGCACCCGCGGCCCCGTCACCGAAAAATTGCAGAGCCTGTATTTCGATTACGTTCACGGCCGCCGCAGCGACCACCCTGAATGGCTGGTGCCGGTGGCGCCCAATTGA
- the gspE gene encoding type II secretion system ATPase GspE: MVAVPVDIAAGPSYETFAKRLVEAGKLRSADLQRARRLLEDSKGAGGDTADDTLPVLLVRLGLVAEKDVAETLAEVANLDLAVAADYPVDPPLPEAVSCRFLRTRHAVGMGEEDDHFVIAAADPLDEFLREALTLACGKSIHLKVGVLAEIDNALKRQYEREAEEGDVETFESELDEADVEHLKDMASEAPVIRTVNQILQQAVELRASDIHIEPFEDQLQVRLRVDGILRHIDAPAVRSTAAVISRVKLMANLNIAERRLPQDGRIKAQVQGKELDLRVSTVPTLYGESVVTRLLDKEQVTLDFSALGFEPQVQKRFLNVLDLPHGIILITGPTGSGKSTTLYTALDKLNTSERKIITVEDPVEYQLAGVNQIQVKSTIGLNFANALRAIMRQDPDVIMIGEMRDLETARIAVQAALTGHLVLSTLHTNDAAGGVTRLMDMGLEDYLITSTVNGILGQRLVRRLCDHCKTPYPAMPEVVEEMDLGRFFQDKEPVLYEATGCDKCNGIGYWGRLAIMEFLVISDAIRRQVLHHAQAREIEQTAVEEGMYTMYQDGLRKAVWGLTTLDEVLRVTTDA; encoded by the coding sequence ATGGTCGCCGTCCCCGTAGATATTGCCGCCGGTCCGTCATACGAGACCTTCGCCAAACGCCTGGTGGAGGCGGGCAAGTTGCGTTCAGCCGACCTCCAGCGTGCCCGCCGCTTGCTGGAGGACTCGAAGGGGGCGGGCGGGGACACCGCCGACGACACCCTTCCGGTTCTGCTGGTGCGCTTGGGTTTGGTCGCGGAAAAGGACGTCGCCGAGACACTCGCCGAAGTGGCCAACCTGGATTTGGCGGTAGCGGCCGATTATCCCGTCGATCCGCCCCTGCCGGAGGCGGTCTCCTGCCGGTTTTTGCGCACCCGCCACGCGGTCGGCATGGGGGAGGAAGACGACCATTTCGTCATCGCCGCCGCCGATCCCTTGGACGAATTCCTTCGTGAGGCCCTCACGTTGGCTTGCGGCAAGTCGATACACCTCAAGGTGGGGGTGTTGGCGGAGATCGACAACGCGCTAAAGCGCCAGTACGAGCGGGAGGCGGAAGAAGGGGATGTGGAGACCTTCGAGTCGGAGCTGGACGAGGCCGACGTCGAACACCTCAAGGACATGGCTTCCGAGGCGCCGGTCATCCGGACCGTCAACCAGATCCTGCAGCAAGCGGTGGAGCTGCGCGCTTCCGACATTCACATCGAGCCGTTCGAGGATCAGCTGCAGGTGCGTCTTCGGGTGGACGGCATCCTCCGCCACATCGATGCCCCCGCGGTGCGCTCCACCGCGGCGGTGATTTCCCGGGTCAAATTGATGGCCAATCTGAATATCGCCGAAAGGCGCTTGCCCCAGGACGGCCGTATCAAGGCGCAGGTGCAGGGCAAGGAGCTGGATTTGCGCGTGTCGACGGTGCCGACCCTTTACGGGGAGAGCGTCGTCACCCGTCTGTTGGACAAGGAACAGGTGACCCTGGATTTTTCCGCCTTGGGGTTCGAACCCCAAGTCCAAAAACGCTTCTTGAACGTACTGGATTTGCCCCACGGCATCATTCTGATCACCGGCCCCACCGGGAGCGGCAAGAGCACCACCTTGTACACCGCCCTGGACAAACTCAACACCTCCGAGCGCAAAATCATCACCGTGGAAGATCCGGTGGAGTACCAGTTGGCCGGGGTCAACCAGATTCAAGTCAAGTCGACCATCGGCTTGAATTTCGCCAACGCCTTGCGCGCCATCATGCGGCAGGATCCGGACGTGATCATGATCGGCGAGATGCGCGATCTGGAAACCGCCCGCATCGCCGTCCAGGCGGCCCTCACCGGCCACTTGGTGCTGTCCACCCTGCACACCAACGACGCCGCCGGCGGCGTCACCCGATTGATGGACATGGGCCTGGAAGATTATCTGATCACTTCCACGGTCAACGGCATCCTCGGCCAGCGCCTGGTCAGACGCCTGTGCGATCACTGCAAGACGCCTTATCCGGCCATGCCCGAGGTGGTCGAAGAAATGGACCTGGGGCGCTTTTTTCAGGACAAGGAACCGGTGCTGTATGAAGCGACCGGATGCGACAAGTGCAACGGCATCGGCTATTGGGGCCGCTTGGCGATCATGGAGTTTCTGGTGATCTCCGATGCCATCCGCCGCCAAGTGCTGCACCACGCTCAAGCCCGGGAGATCGAGCAGACCGCCGTGGAGGAGGGCATGTACACCATGTATCAGGACGGTCTGCGCAAGGCGGTTTGGGGATTGACCACCCTGGATGAAGTGCTGCGTGTGACCACCGACGCCTGA
- the glnE gene encoding bifunctional [glutamate--ammonia ligase]-adenylyl-L-tyrosine phosphorylase/[glutamate--ammonia-ligase] adenylyltransferase translates to MTMVFPDFSDLPAALRSAAEEGWRQYLEAVDRCGTKVPQDERVSAQVPKVWSVSRFVAEQCVRDPAMWADLVDSGDLGSADRAEKYVRQLNALTESAADFTDLQRSLRRFRNREMVRIAWRDITGWASLEETLGDLSLLAEVSIQAALQWLFERACCRYGTPRCPDGQPQLPVVLAMGKLGAWELNFSSDIDLIFAFEHDGELEDKRATSYQEFYLRLCRDLVKALQAQTEDGFVFRIDTRLRPFGDSGPLVLNFDAMDIYYQSQARAWERYAMIKARPVAGDPDAGERLMQMLEPFVYRRYLDYRALGALRELKRKIMEELKRRDRLEDIKLGPGGIREIEFIAQVFQLIRGGREIGLRDQRLRVILKRLTELDLLPPEETETLLASYRFLRLVENRLQEYNDQQTQQLPSDDVGRLRLAVSMDAPDWTTFQHQLQEVRGQVQALFEEVFALPETAEAESESARIWRGAEDEDLLQDMLAKQGYGDSEGVWQQLREFRRSRPVRLLTSQAATELDRLMPVLIETVAQGENPDRTLRRLLALLEAIASRSAYLTLLVENPGALNQLVRLAAASPWVANHLAQYPMLLDELIDPNTLYAPLTREQLETAIDHRLTGLDLDDDEGLLNALRHFKQAHVLRVAAADIANAIPTRVVSDYLTDIAEVVLERSVAIAWKQVTAKYGLPPGEGDRPRDFVVIGYGKLGGIELGYGSDLDLVFLYRGEAEAVTSGPRAIPSAQFYIRLGQRLIHLLTTPMLSGVLYEIDMRLRPSGNAGLLVTGLGAFERYQRESAWTWEHQALVRARPVAGDSELGKAFERVRLEVLGRERELGKLRQEVLDMREKMRAHLNRSDSDRFDLKHGPGGVVDIEFIVQFGCLAHAYRRPEAFRHPDNLRLLDALAEIGWLGDDQKRFLQETYLGYRTRLHRFALQEQSGLVPADAFREERTEVVRLWRRLIENSAGEK, encoded by the coding sequence ATGACGATGGTATTTCCTGATTTTAGCGATTTGCCCGCTGCCCTTCGGTCGGCGGCGGAAGAGGGTTGGCGACAGTATCTGGAAGCGGTGGACCGGTGCGGGACGAAGGTCCCGCAAGATGAGCGGGTATCGGCCCAAGTACCGAAAGTCTGGTCGGTCAGCCGGTTTGTCGCCGAGCAATGCGTCCGGGATCCGGCCATGTGGGCGGATTTGGTCGATAGTGGCGATCTAGGCTCGGCCGATCGAGCGGAAAAATACGTCCGCCAATTGAACGCCCTTACCGAATCGGCCGCGGACTTCACGGATCTGCAACGCAGTCTGCGTCGCTTCCGAAATCGCGAGATGGTCCGCATCGCCTGGCGCGACATCACCGGTTGGGCGTCCCTAGAGGAAACCCTGGGAGATCTTTCCCTGCTGGCCGAAGTCTCTATCCAGGCGGCGCTTCAATGGCTGTTCGAACGCGCCTGCTGCCGTTACGGGACCCCCCGCTGTCCTGACGGTCAGCCGCAATTGCCGGTGGTCTTGGCGATGGGCAAGTTGGGGGCGTGGGAACTGAATTTTTCCTCGGATATCGACCTCATTTTCGCTTTCGAGCACGACGGCGAGTTGGAGGACAAGCGCGCAACCAGCTACCAGGAGTTCTATCTGCGCTTGTGCCGGGATTTGGTCAAGGCGCTCCAGGCCCAAACCGAGGACGGCTTCGTGTTCCGGATCGATACTCGGCTTCGCCCCTTCGGAGACAGCGGCCCCCTGGTGCTCAACTTCGACGCCATGGATATCTACTATCAATCCCAGGCGCGGGCCTGGGAGCGCTATGCCATGATCAAGGCCCGCCCGGTGGCGGGGGACCCGGACGCCGGCGAGCGCCTGATGCAAATGCTCGAGCCCTTCGTGTATCGGCGCTATCTCGACTATCGCGCCCTGGGGGCGCTGCGGGAACTCAAGCGGAAAATCATGGAAGAACTCAAGCGCCGCGACCGGCTGGAAGACATCAAGCTGGGTCCCGGCGGCATCCGGGAAATCGAATTCATCGCCCAGGTGTTTCAATTGATCCGAGGCGGCCGGGAAATTGGCCTGAGGGACCAGCGCTTGAGGGTGATTTTGAAACGCCTTACGGAATTGGACCTTCTTCCTCCGGAAGAGACGGAAACCTTGCTCGCGTCCTACCGCTTCCTGCGCCTGGTGGAAAACCGTTTGCAGGAATACAATGATCAACAGACCCAACAACTGCCTTCGGACGATGTCGGCCGGCTCCGTTTGGCGGTGAGCATGGATGCCCCCGATTGGACCACCTTTCAACACCAATTGCAGGAGGTGCGCGGTCAGGTGCAAGCGCTCTTCGAGGAGGTGTTCGCCCTTCCCGAGACCGCCGAGGCGGAATCCGAAAGCGCCCGCATCTGGCGCGGGGCGGAAGACGAGGACTTGCTGCAGGATATGCTGGCGAAGCAGGGGTATGGCGATTCCGAGGGGGTGTGGCAACAGTTGCGGGAATTCCGCCGTTCGCGCCCCGTTCGTCTGCTGACCTCCCAGGCGGCGACGGAATTGGATCGGCTGATGCCGGTTCTGATCGAGACCGTCGCCCAAGGCGAAAATCCCGACCGCACCCTCCGGCGCCTGTTGGCCCTTCTGGAAGCGATTGCCAGCCGCAGCGCGTATCTCACTTTGCTGGTGGAGAATCCAGGCGCCCTGAATCAGTTGGTTCGTTTGGCGGCGGCCAGCCCCTGGGTCGCCAATCATCTGGCCCAGTATCCCATGCTGCTGGACGAGTTGATCGATCCGAACACCCTTTATGCGCCGCTTACCCGGGAGCAATTGGAGACCGCCATCGACCATCGCCTGACCGGGCTGGATCTGGACGACGACGAAGGGCTCTTGAACGCCTTGCGCCATTTCAAACAGGCGCACGTGCTGCGGGTGGCGGCGGCCGATATCGCCAACGCGATTCCCACCCGGGTGGTCAGCGATTATTTGACCGATATCGCCGAGGTGGTATTGGAGCGCTCGGTCGCGATTGCCTGGAAGCAGGTAACCGCCAAGTACGGCTTGCCGCCGGGAGAAGGGGATCGACCGCGGGATTTCGTGGTCATCGGTTACGGCAAATTGGGGGGGATCGAGTTGGGCTACGGTTCCGATTTGGATCTGGTCTTCCTCTATCGAGGGGAGGCCGAAGCGGTCACCAGCGGACCGCGGGCCATACCGAGTGCCCAGTTTTATATCCGCCTCGGCCAACGCCTCATCCATCTTCTCACCACGCCCATGTTGTCCGGGGTGTTGTATGAAATCGACATGCGGCTCCGTCCCAGCGGCAATGCGGGTTTGCTGGTCACCGGCCTGGGGGCGTTCGAGCGTTACCAGCGCGAATCCGCTTGGACGTGGGAGCATCAGGCCCTGGTGCGCGCCCGGCCGGTGGCGGGGGATTCCGAGCTGGGAAAAGCTTTCGAACGAGTCCGCCTGGAGGTTCTAGGGCGCGAGCGGGAGCTCGGCAAGCTGCGGCAAGAAGTGCTGGACATGCGGGAAAAAATGCGCGCTCATCTGAATCGTTCCGATTCCGACCGGTTCGATCTCAAGCACGGCCCCGGCGGTGTGGTGGATATCGAGTTTATAGTACAATTTGGCTGTTTGGCCCATGCATACAGACGCCCCGAGGCCTTTCGCCACCCCGACAACCTGCGTCTTTTGGATGCTTTGGCGGAGATCGGCTGGCTCGGCGACGACCAGAAGCGCTTCCTGCAAGAGACGTATCTCGGGTATCGAACCCGGCTTCACCGGTTCGCCCTGCAGGAGCAATCCGGCTTGGTGCCGGCGGATGCGTTTCGGGAAGAACGGACCGAAGTGGTGCGTTTGTGGCGACGATTGATTGAAAATTCTGCAGGAGAAAAATAG